In the genome of Myxococcus stipitatus, one region contains:
- a CDS encoding IS630 family transposase — protein sequence MRRRPESEKALPEGKGRQWLKRKQRRALLRWAARSGCPLTYRRCMAVAAVGRGASCHAVARALECATSTVVSAVRRYREGGRQELRDRRENNGRAKVDERFRERLVRVLAGTPEDWGWCRPTWTRELLCQELARRGLARVSVATMGRTLASLGARLKAAKPIVECPWPGWKRRRRLHALRCLEVYGPSKEPVLHVDEVDIHLNPKVGRDWCLPGHRRVVVTPGNNQKRYLAGALNVRTGKLTWVEGRSKASILFVQLLWRLASTYRRARRIHLVLDNAAVHSSRKTRKALAQFGGRFVLHFLPPYCPQGNRIERVWLDLHANVTRNHRCRTMDRLMARVHAYLTARSAQHSASPSLRRADLRRTA from the coding sequence GTGCGCAGAAGACCTGAGAGCGAGAAGGCCCTGCCCGAGGGCAAAGGTAGGCAGTGGTTGAAGAGAAAGCAGCGGCGAGCGCTGCTTCGGTGGGCAGCCAGGAGCGGCTGCCCGCTCACCTACCGCAGATGCATGGCGGTGGCGGCCGTGGGGCGAGGAGCTTCGTGCCATGCCGTCGCTCGAGCATTGGAGTGCGCGACCTCGACGGTGGTGAGCGCCGTCCGCCGCTACCGGGAGGGCGGGCGGCAGGAACTTCGGGACAGGAGGGAGAACAACGGACGCGCCAAGGTGGACGAGCGGTTCCGCGAGCGGCTGGTACGAGTGCTGGCGGGGACACCGGAGGATTGGGGCTGGTGTCGTCCGACGTGGACACGGGAGTTGCTGTGCCAGGAATTGGCGCGCCGAGGCTTGGCGCGCGTGTCGGTGGCCACCATGGGGCGCACCCTCGCCTCGCTCGGCGCGCGGCTCAAGGCGGCCAAGCCCATCGTCGAGTGTCCTTGGCCCGGGTGGAAGCGACGCCGTCGACTCCACGCGTTGAGGTGTCTCGAGGTGTACGGCCCTTCCAAGGAACCCGTTCTCCATGTGGACGAAGTCGACATCCACCTCAATCCCAAGGTGGGACGTGATTGGTGCCTGCCTGGGCACAGGCGAGTGGTGGTGACGCCCGGCAACAATCAGAAGCGCTACCTGGCTGGAGCTCTCAATGTCCGCACGGGGAAGCTGACGTGGGTGGAGGGAAGGAGCAAAGCCAGCATACTCTTCGTCCAGCTCCTCTGGCGTCTGGCGAGTACCTATCGGCGCGCTCGCCGCATCCACCTCGTCCTCGACAACGCCGCCGTCCACTCGAGCAGGAAGACGCGCAAGGCGCTCGCGCAGTTCGGCGGGCGATTCGTCCTCCACTTCCTGCCGCCCTACTGCCCTCAGGGCAATCGCATCGAGCGGGTGTGGCTCGACCTGCACGCCAATGTCACCCGCAATCACCGCTGCCGCACCATGGACCGGCTCATGGCCCGGGTACATGCCTACCTCACAGCTCGCTCAGCCCAGCACTCTGCCAGTCCATCCCTGCGCCGCGCCGACCTCAGGCGCACCGCCTGA
- a CDS encoding serine aminopeptidase domain-containing protein produces MQATAESPGYLSQGEDSLYFVHHGALAERRAAVLLAGPLGLEREHGYVVWVRWARHLAVRGVDVLRLDYRGCGESTGRFDEATFPRWEEDLRTGLEHLRQLCPGVPLMVHGLRLGALLAARVFRTERVDGLLMWDPPESGQTHLLEVLRRKVAADNLEGTGGQARSREDYVAVLEAGRTVEVEGLAWSRGLWRSAEGYSLALPDKDESRPWRVVHLDGRPAERFLAPERSHSVRAPRPFFWTTSNRLLPELTNLYEDGVSFIAKTSVPLEARP; encoded by the coding sequence ATGCAGGCCACGGCGGAGTCTCCTGGGTATCTCTCCCAGGGCGAGGACTCTCTTTACTTCGTTCATCACGGCGCGCTCGCCGAGCGCAGGGCGGCGGTGTTGCTCGCGGGGCCGCTGGGCCTGGAGCGAGAGCACGGCTACGTCGTCTGGGTTCGCTGGGCGCGTCACCTCGCGGTCCGGGGCGTGGATGTGTTGCGTCTGGACTATCGAGGCTGTGGCGAGAGCACGGGGCGCTTCGACGAGGCGACCTTCCCGCGCTGGGAGGAGGACCTGCGCACGGGGCTGGAGCACCTGCGCCAGCTGTGTCCGGGCGTGCCGCTCATGGTGCATGGGTTGCGGTTGGGGGCGCTCCTGGCCGCGCGCGTGTTCCGGACGGAGCGCGTGGACGGGCTGTTGATGTGGGATCCCCCGGAGTCGGGACAGACACACCTGCTGGAGGTCCTTCGCCGCAAGGTGGCCGCGGACAACCTGGAGGGCACGGGAGGACAGGCTCGCTCTCGCGAGGACTACGTGGCGGTGCTGGAGGCGGGGCGCACGGTGGAGGTCGAGGGGCTCGCGTGGTCCCGAGGACTGTGGCGGAGCGCGGAAGGCTACTCACTGGCCCTTCCCGACAAGGATGAGTCTCGGCCGTGGCGGGTGGTCCATCTCGATGGCCGCCCGGCGGAGCGGTTCCTGGCGCCGGAGCGCAGCCACTCGGTCCGCGCGCCGAGGCCGTTCTTCTGGACCACCAGCAATCGGCTTTTGCCGGAGCTGACGAACCTCTATGAGGACGGCGTGAGCTTCATCGCGAAGACCTCGGTGCCTCTGGAGGCGCGGCCATGA
- a CDS encoding endonuclease/exonuclease/phosphatase family protein yields MKVPEVLEHLPGVGPLLGRMATPHEEPRPREDPTLVLPSLDAFTLPSTERKLGDGRTLVVRHPEVRPPRGPGLTVMTFNILLGGQRRAALLAYFDELEAEGRMPDVIGLQEANVPISVLLSSRYGFHLAYFGHDGGPGARLINGKAFLSRHPLVDAVHHTYVLSDAERAAAIQRRGGDPFELVEDRGSLRVHLEVWGLPVALYNVHHALGDSGINAHNLRQLNTLLRHRKVPHAIALGDFNANTAIKRGGSWLMAHLKAYDDTDTVEEYAVRYGEPHASVGDHGVGNIADPRLRHELHVLEQGLPETIAHAAATRVRLPGGAVMTPKQALTELRSGKVARGSEHWLRLQDIADSATLSSLPDESGVVPATGKRFDNLYASPELEPILFEVDRSTESSDHQPVVAHYTPRAAPTAALTRERSPRS; encoded by the coding sequence ATGAAGGTGCCCGAGGTCCTGGAGCACCTGCCGGGCGTGGGGCCCCTGCTCGGCCGGATGGCCACGCCCCACGAAGAGCCGCGTCCTCGAGAGGACCCGACGCTCGTCCTGCCGAGCCTCGACGCCTTCACGCTGCCTTCGACGGAGAGGAAGCTGGGGGACGGCCGGACGCTGGTCGTCCGCCATCCCGAGGTCCGGCCTCCGCGAGGCCCGGGCCTCACCGTCATGACCTTCAACATCCTGCTCGGAGGGCAGCGACGGGCCGCCTTGCTCGCGTACTTCGATGAGCTGGAGGCCGAGGGCCGGATGCCAGACGTCATCGGGCTCCAGGAGGCCAACGTCCCCATCTCCGTGTTGCTGTCGTCACGGTATGGCTTTCACCTGGCCTACTTCGGACACGACGGTGGCCCGGGCGCGCGGCTCATCAATGGCAAGGCGTTCCTCTCCCGCCATCCCCTGGTCGACGCCGTCCACCACACCTACGTCCTCTCCGACGCCGAGCGCGCCGCCGCCATCCAGCGCCGGGGCGGAGACCCGTTCGAGCTCGTCGAGGACCGAGGCTCGCTCCGCGTCCACCTGGAGGTCTGGGGCCTCCCTGTCGCCCTCTACAACGTGCACCACGCACTGGGGGACTCGGGCATCAACGCGCACAACCTCCGGCAGCTCAACACGCTGCTGCGCCACCGGAAGGTCCCCCACGCCATCGCGCTCGGCGACTTCAACGCCAACACCGCCATCAAGCGCGGCGGCTCCTGGCTGATGGCGCACCTCAAGGCCTACGACGACACGGACACGGTGGAGGAGTACGCCGTGCGCTACGGCGAGCCGCACGCCAGCGTCGGTGACCACGGCGTGGGGAACATCGCGGACCCTCGGCTGCGGCATGAGCTGCATGTGTTGGAGCAAGGCCTGCCGGAGACCATCGCCCACGCGGCGGCCACTCGGGTTCGCCTGCCTGGCGGCGCGGTGATGACTCCCAAACAAGCCCTCACGGAGCTGCGCTCCGGGAAGGTGGCTCGCGGCAGCGAGCACTGGCTGCGATTGCAGGACATCGCCGACAGCGCCACCCTCTCCTCGCTCCCGGATGAGTCCGGCGTCGTTCCCGCCACGGGCAAGCGCTTCGACAACCTCTACGCCAGCCCCGAGCTCGAGCCCATCCTCTTCGAGGTCGACCGGAGCACCGAGTCCTCGGACCACCAGCCCGTGGTGGCGCACTACACCCCGCGCGCCGCTCCCACGGCGGCCCTCACACGAGAACGAAGTCCACGCTCTTGA
- a CDS encoding collagen-like protein, with translation MGAPGPQGAPGAQGLQGVPGPQGEPGSSKYFYVDADGREVDADVYLGIWPDEAGRLWLFDADTLKTSGSSISLYFTDVDCAGQGYATSFYLPRRVLKHPRGGFVVRPDAAPTVAFVYRSVLFPDGTCQTNPGGSEAQSNGFLLPATQQLTPPVVPFRAPLHLERRQ, from the coding sequence GTGGGAGCCCCCGGCCCACAAGGCGCGCCAGGCGCCCAGGGGCTCCAGGGCGTACCGGGCCCCCAAGGTGAGCCAGGCTCATCGAAGTACTTCTACGTGGACGCGGATGGACGCGAGGTCGACGCCGATGTCTACCTCGGCATCTGGCCCGACGAGGCCGGCCGCCTCTGGCTCTTCGACGCCGACACCCTCAAGACGTCCGGCAGCTCCATCTCCCTGTATTTCACAGACGTCGACTGCGCGGGGCAGGGATACGCCACCTCGTTCTACCTGCCGCGACGAGTCCTGAAACATCCGCGGGGTGGCTTCGTCGTGCGCCCGGATGCCGCGCCCACCGTCGCCTTCGTCTATCGCTCCGTGCTCTTCCCTGACGGCACCTGCCAGACCAACCCCGGAGGCAGCGAGGCCCAGAGCAACGGCTTCCTCCTGCCAGCCACGCAGCAGCTCACGCCGCCCGTGGTTCCGTTCCGCGCGCCGCTCCACCTCGAGCGCCGTCAGTAG